From a region of the Mycobacterium intracellulare ATCC 13950 genome:
- a CDS encoding aromatic-ring-hydroxylating dioxygenase subunit beta, whose translation MTVNSEAQARPALRALPAPEILSFLYLEARLADEGRYSEWEALWADDDDTVEYRVPMHPDDDPRTTLAYINDNRRRIKSRVAQLNTGNRHSQTPPSVMRRVVSNSEVVETAADSVTVESNFALFEYRLRQRFWAGRVIHTIRLSQDGPRLIRKIVHLIDASGPVETLAFLI comes from the coding sequence ATGACCGTCAACTCCGAAGCCCAGGCACGTCCCGCTCTACGCGCGCTGCCCGCCCCCGAGATCCTGTCGTTTCTCTATCTGGAAGCGCGGCTGGCCGACGAGGGCCGCTACTCGGAGTGGGAAGCGCTGTGGGCCGATGACGACGACACGGTCGAGTACCGCGTCCCGATGCACCCCGACGATGACCCGCGCACCACGCTGGCCTACATCAACGACAACCGACGACGGATCAAAAGCCGGGTGGCTCAGCTCAACACGGGTAACCGGCACTCCCAGACACCGCCGTCGGTAATGCGGCGCGTGGTCTCCAACAGCGAGGTGGTGGAAACGGCCGCCGACTCCGTCACTGTGGAATCCAACTTCGCTCTATTCGAATACCGTCTACGTCAACGCTTCTGGGCCGGCCGGGTTATCCACACGATTCGCTTGTCACAGGACGGCCCCCGGCTGATTCGCAAGATCGTGCACCTGATCGACGCAAGCGGCCCGGTCGAGACACTCGCTTTCCTAATTTGA